One window from the genome of Paraclostridium sordellii encodes:
- the yjeM gene encoding glutamate/gamma-aminobutyrate family transporter YjeM encodes MSQPSNNAKKLTLMPLILMIFTSVFGFSNMPRAFYLMGYSAIPWYVLSAILFFIPYAFMMAEYGSAFKKESGGMYSWMEKSIGAKYAFIGTFMWYASYIIWMVSVSSSLWIPLSNAIFGYDATATWSLFGLSSVQTLGILGIIWIAVVTFISTKGIDKISKITSIGGTAVALLNIVLLGGGVLVVILNGELAQPISNIAQSFTQSPSPNYQTGLAVLSFLTFAVFAFGGLEVLGGLVDQTENAEKTFPKGLAISAIVISLGYALGIFACGMFTNWNQVLGGENVNMANATYILMSNLGYKIGSGFGLSEGISLAIGAWTARFVGLSMFLSLTGAFFTLTYSPLKTLIQGAPKELWPGKLGELKNGMPVNAMKVQAIVVIGMILIVSFGGKNADEFFTILTLMTNVAMTITYMFLSAAFPAFKKKQLNGEIEKSYVVYKTKGAAIISSIIVTAIVGFANVFTIIEPVLSSKDGLKDTLTMIGGPAAFALTGFILFTVYENKHLKKVKKTEKVVG; translated from the coding sequence ATGTCACAACCAAGCAATAATGCTAAAAAACTTACATTAATGCCATTAATACTTATGATATTTACATCAGTATTTGGTTTTTCTAACATGCCAAGAGCGTTCTATTTAATGGGATACTCAGCAATACCATGGTATGTTTTAAGTGCAATACTATTTTTCATACCATATGCATTTATGATGGCAGAGTATGGTTCAGCATTTAAAAAAGAAAGTGGAGGAATGTATTCATGGATGGAAAAATCTATAGGAGCTAAATATGCTTTTATAGGAACATTTATGTGGTATGCTTCTTATATAATTTGGATGGTAAGTGTATCTTCAAGTTTATGGATACCATTATCAAATGCAATATTTGGATACGATGCTACAGCAACATGGAGTTTATTTGGATTAAGTTCAGTTCAGACTTTAGGAATATTGGGGATAATATGGATAGCTGTAGTTACATTTATATCAACTAAAGGTATTGATAAAATAAGTAAAATAACTTCAATAGGTGGAACAGCTGTTGCACTTTTAAATATAGTTTTATTAGGTGGAGGTGTACTTGTAGTTATTTTAAATGGAGAATTGGCTCAACCTATAAGTAATATCGCTCAATCATTTACACAATCACCAAGTCCAAATTATCAAACTGGATTAGCTGTATTATCTTTCTTAACATTTGCAGTATTTGCATTTGGTGGGTTGGAAGTTTTAGGTGGATTAGTTGATCAAACTGAAAATGCTGAAAAAACTTTCCCTAAAGGGCTTGCTATATCAGCAATAGTAATATCATTAGGATATGCACTTGGTATATTTGCTTGTGGTATGTTTACTAACTGGAATCAAGTTTTAGGTGGGGAAAACGTTAATATGGCTAATGCGACATACATATTAATGAGTAACTTAGGATATAAAATAGGTTCGGGATTTGGTTTATCTGAAGGGATATCATTAGCTATAGGAGCATGGACTGCAAGATTTGTAGGTCTTTCAATGTTCTTATCATTAACAGGAGCATTCTTTACTTTAACTTATTCTCCTTTAAAAACATTAATACAAGGTGCACCAAAAGAGTTATGGCCTGGTAAATTAGGAGAGTTAAAAAATGGGATGCCTGTAAACGCTATGAAAGTTCAAGCTATAGTAGTTATAGGAATGATACTTATAGTATCATTTGGTGGTAAAAATGCAGATGAATTCTTTACTATATTAACTTTAATGACTAATGTTGCCATGACAATAACATATATGTTCTTATCAGCAGCATTTCCTGCATTTAAAAAGAAACAATTAAATGGAGAAATAGAAAAATCATATGTAGTTTATAAGACTAAAGGAGCAGCAATTATATCATCTATAATAGTAACCGCAATAGTAGGATTTGCAAATGTATTTACTATAATAGAACCAGTGCTATCTTCTAAAGACGGATTAAAAGATACATTGACTATGATAGGTGGACCAGCGGCATTTGCATTAACAGGATTTATACTATTTACTGTTTATGAAAATAAACACTTAAAGAAGGTAAAGAAAACTGAAAAAGTTGTAGGATAA
- a CDS encoding ABC transporter ATP-binding protein, with product MLKLENVTKYYNKKIAIENISIEINKGEIFGFIGHNGAGKTTTLKAIVGIHDFESGDIIINSKSIKTNAIECKRQIAYIPDNPDLYESLTGIQYLNFIADIFKVDKIKREELIKEYAKKFEIESALGSIIGAYSHGMKQKLAIISGLIHDPNILILDEPFVGLDPKASYTLKEIMKKFCENGGCILFSTHVLEVAEKICDKIAIIKDGKIITSGTTNEVKGDKSLENLFMELIDNE from the coding sequence ATGTTAAAATTAGAAAATGTAACAAAATATTATAATAAAAAAATAGCTATAGAAAATATATCTATAGAAATAAACAAAGGTGAGATATTTGGGTTTATAGGACATAATGGAGCAGGTAAAACAACAACTTTAAAAGCCATTGTTGGAATTCATGATTTTGAAAGTGGAGATATAATTATAAATTCAAAATCAATAAAAACCAATGCTATCGAATGTAAAAGACAAATTGCATATATACCTGATAACCCAGACTTATATGAATCTTTAACTGGAATACAGTATCTAAACTTTATTGCAGATATATTTAAAGTAGACAAAATTAAAAGAGAAGAGCTTATAAAGGAATATGCTAAAAAGTTTGAAATAGAAAGTGCACTAGGTTCAATTATTGGAGCTTACTCTCATGGGATGAAACAAAAGTTAGCTATTATATCTGGACTTATACATGACCCAAATATATTAATACTTGATGAACCTTTTGTAGGTCTTGATCCAAAAGCTTCTTATACACTTAAAGAAATAATGAAAAAGTTTTGTGAAAATGGAGGTTGTATATTATTTTCAACACATGTGCTTGAAGTAGCTGAAAAAATATGCGATAAAATAGCAATAATAAAAGATGGGAAAATAATAACTTCTGGAACTACAAATGAAGTTAAAGGGGATAAATCTCTTGAAAATTTATTTATGGAGTTGATTGATAATGAGTAA
- a CDS encoding putative ABC transporter permease subunit, translating into MSNLGLLLKISFLNTIGINKLRESSKGENIKKISIGILILFSIIVLMGSMFSLMLDLADMLKKVNQIELLLVIGFIGAILFNLINSIYKAPSYLYQARDYEMLSSLPIKDSTIFASKIILLVLSNYLYSAFIMIIPSLVYFIKGNYSFIYIINLLIMFITTPFIPIIISSIITYLIGRLSYNSRYKNSILIIGSILATLVIILISYNMDNFLEVIIKNSSSIIEISKKIYIPAYYFIDGLKNNNLLSVLIFSFLSITPFIVFILIFSKGFRKINSKMTEGYKVNDYKVKGLKSSKPIKALLNKELKRYFSSYIYVLNTSFGLVLLGVLAVGIIILGKDKIATIINLSSYTSMFNVQITMIIMFCIFMSCTTSSSISLEGKNLWILKSLPIDELDIFKSKLGINILLVLPIALISFLLISIKLKFSIFYIIIMSILIIVSSFFIALYGLFINLLYPKLDYINEVEVVKRGLSSTISIFSSLAYLGVYGAIYYFFKLDFNVLLILATTITLAMDLILWKIIKTKGVNLFRNLG; encoded by the coding sequence ATGAGTAATTTAGGACTTTTATTAAAAATAAGTTTTTTAAACACTATTGGAATAAATAAATTAAGAGAAAGTAGTAAAGGTGAAAACATAAAAAAAATATCAATAGGAATACTTATATTATTTTCAATTATTGTTTTAATGGGTTCAATGTTTTCTTTAATGCTAGATTTAGCAGATATGTTAAAAAAAGTAAATCAGATTGAACTACTATTAGTAATTGGATTTATAGGAGCTATACTTTTTAATTTAATTAACTCTATATATAAAGCTCCTTCATATTTGTATCAAGCAAGAGATTATGAAATGTTATCTAGTTTACCAATTAAGGACTCAACAATCTTTGCAAGTAAGATAATTTTATTAGTTTTAAGTAACTATCTATATTCAGCCTTTATTATGATAATTCCATCACTTGTATATTTTATTAAAGGCAATTACTCTTTTATTTATATAATAAATTTATTAATTATGTTTATAACAACACCTTTTATACCTATAATAATATCTTCAATAATAACTTATTTAATAGGAAGGTTATCATACAATAGTAGATATAAAAATTCTATTTTAATAATAGGCAGTATATTGGCTACTTTGGTAATTATTTTGATATCTTACAATATGGATAACTTTTTAGAGGTTATAATAAAAAATAGTTCATCTATAATTGAAATTTCTAAAAAAATTTATATTCCAGCTTATTATTTTATAGATGGACTTAAAAATAATAACTTACTATCAGTTTTAATATTTTCTTTTTTATCTATAACGCCATTTATAGTATTTATTTTAATATTTTCAAAAGGATTTAGAAAAATAAATTCAAAAATGACTGAAGGTTATAAAGTAAATGATTATAAAGTAAAAGGACTTAAAAGTTCTAAACCTATAAAAGCGTTATTAAATAAAGAACTAAAAAGATATTTTTCATCTTATATATATGTTTTAAATACTTCTTTTGGATTGGTTTTATTAGGTGTTTTAGCGGTGGGAATTATAATATTAGGAAAAGATAAAATAGCTACTATAATAAATTTATCATCTTATACTAGTATGTTTAATGTACAGATAACTATGATAATTATGTTTTGTATATTTATGAGTTGTACTACTAGTAGTTCTATATCTTTAGAAGGTAAAAATTTATGGATACTAAAAAGTTTACCTATAGACGAATTAGATATATTTAAATCTAAATTAGGTATAAATATTTTATTAGTTTTACCTATTGCATTAATAAGCTTTTTACTGATATCTATTAAACTTAAATTTAGTATATTTTATATAATAATAATGTCTATTTTAATAATAGTTAGTTCATTTTTTATAGCACTATATGGATTATTTATAAATTTACTTTATCCAAAACTTGATTATATAAATGAAGTTGAAGTTGTTAAAAGAGGATTAAGTTCAACTATATCAATATTTTCTAGCTTAGCCTATTTAGGAGTTTATGGAGCAATATATTATTTTTTTAAGCTTGATTTTAATGTGCTATTAATTTTGGCAACTACTATAACTTTAGCAATGGATTTAATTTTATGGAAAATAATAAAAACTAAGGGTGTAAATTTATTTAGAAACTTAGGATAA
- a CDS encoding RNA polymerase sigma factor translates to MNILSSSKKIKESKVKDYIVENQERFYKIAYSYVKNEDDALDIVHDAICKALQKIDTLKNIEVVKTWFYKILVNSAIDYIRKNNKYVSLSQEDMINEKISNDIYSDIDLEQALDRLPEEYKSIIMLRYFEDMKIEEIANVLQQNINTVKTKLYKGLRRLKIKINTED, encoded by the coding sequence ATGAATATATTGAGCTCAAGCAAAAAAATAAAAGAATCAAAAGTAAAAGACTATATAGTTGAAAATCAAGAAAGGTTTTACAAAATAGCATACAGTTATGTCAAAAACGAAGATGACGCATTAGATATTGTACATGATGCTATATGTAAGGCACTTCAAAAAATAGATACGCTTAAAAATATAGAAGTAGTTAAAACTTGGTTTTATAAAATATTAGTAAATAGCGCTATAGATTATATAAGAAAAAACAACAAGTATGTAAGCTTAAGTCAAGAAGATATGATAAATGAAAAAATATCAAATGATATATATTCTGATATAGATCTTGAACAAGCACTAGATAGGCTTCCGGAAGAATACAAAAGTATAATAATGTTGAGATACTTTGAGGATATGAAAATAGAAGAAATAGCTAATGTTTTACAACAAAACATAAACACTGTGAAAACAAAATTATACAAAGGGTTAAGACGGCTTAAAATAAAAATAAATACAGAGGATTAG
- a CDS encoding anti-sigma-V factor rsiV — MGDRYKIDKLKENYNNIKIPARLNDVVNDAINKKSNHKIQTKWLVTAASICAVVGAININPVFADNLEQIPVIGNLVKIVNFSNYQIKDNGYEASIKVPKIEGLDNKELEYKLNKEFEENGKKLYSQYLEEVKGLKESNESGHKSAESWYEVKTDNDNILSLVIYEYEAEGSSNTTRRFYNIDKKNQTVLTLEGMFKNDDYINVISENIKQQMAEQMKKDKNKIYWLNDKEARNSNFKSIKRDQGFYINKSGELVICFDKYEVGPGAMGLVEFTIPKDIIKPLMN, encoded by the coding sequence ATGGGTGATAGATATAAAATAGATAAACTAAAAGAAAACTACAACAATATAAAAATTCCTGCAAGATTAAATGATGTAGTAAATGATGCTATAAATAAAAAAAGTAATCATAAGATACAAACAAAATGGTTAGTAACAGCTGCATCTATATGCGCAGTTGTAGGAGCTATAAATATAAATCCAGTATTTGCTGACAATTTAGAACAAATTCCTGTTATAGGAAACCTAGTAAAGATAGTGAATTTTTCTAACTACCAAATAAAGGATAACGGATATGAGGCTTCTATAAAAGTGCCTAAGATTGAAGGGCTAGATAATAAAGAGTTAGAGTATAAACTAAATAAAGAGTTTGAGGAAAATGGAAAGAAATTATACAGTCAATACTTAGAAGAGGTAAAGGGATTAAAGGAATCAAATGAAAGTGGTCATAAATCTGCTGAATCTTGGTATGAAGTAAAAACTGATAATGACAATATATTATCTCTTGTTATATATGAGTATGAGGCAGAAGGCTCATCTAATACTACAAGAAGATTTTACAATATAGATAAGAAGAATCAAACTGTACTAACATTAGAAGGTATGTTTAAAAATGATGATTATATAAACGTAATCAGTGAAAATATAAAACAGCAAATGGCAGAACAAATGAAAAAAGATAAGAATAAAATTTACTGGCTAAATGATAAAGAAGCTAGAAATAGTAATTTTAAGTCTATAAAAAGAGATCAGGGATTTTATATAAATAAAAGTGGAGAACTTGTTATATGTTTTGATAAGTATGAAGTAGGACCTGGAGCTATGGGATTAGTTGAATTTACTATACCAAAGGATATAATAAAGCCACTTATGAACTAA
- a CDS encoding phosphoenolpyruvate carboxykinase (ATP), which translates to MSNINNISDRLFGNVIVNPTRGELRSLANNVEKTTEFNSASYISEVKNRSAKNTYIVDEIETGVDQQKISKAKADEIAAKVFEYIKNKDVIRVDRKMGMNEKFSFNCRLYISKEYARIAHMWNNTLFNPTDSENPDLVSIYIPEWPERIMIAYPESGVTFILGSDYFGESKKSFLRMAMYKVKKAGGLGFHAGSKVLRVYDKNDELKDVGFIMFGLSGTGKTTLTIHDHELSGEEKAVVRQDDVVFMDEDRCCFGTENGFYIKTEGLNPKQQSVLYKAATSENAALENIKVDENGKVDFYDTTLTSNGRGVILRDEIDTTDGTVDLEKANKIIFITRRNDIVPPVVKLDPKQALDAFMLGESIETSAGDPTKAGQSKRCVGTNPFIMGPEIEEGLRLKEILQNNPDMECFILNTGSVGAKENTDGEKLTIKVSTTIMKEIARDNITWVKDDEWGYMIPTNVCGIDIEKYNPRNYYTKEEYAKIATKLKLERQEWLAKYENLVIDEIAATI; encoded by the coding sequence ATGTCTAACATAAATAATATAAGTGATAGATTATTTGGGAATGTTATAGTAAATCCAACTAGAGGTGAATTAAGATCACTAGCAAATAATGTGGAAAAAACTACGGAGTTTAATAGTGCTAGTTATATAAGTGAAGTAAAAAATAGAAGTGCAAAAAATACTTATATAGTTGATGAAATAGAAACAGGGGTAGATCAACAGAAAATAAGCAAAGCCAAAGCAGATGAAATAGCAGCTAAGGTTTTTGAATATATAAAAAATAAAGATGTAATAAGAGTAGATAGAAAAATGGGAATGAATGAAAAGTTCTCTTTTAACTGTAGATTATATATATCAAAAGAATATGCAAGAATAGCTCATATGTGGAATAATACTTTATTTAATCCAACAGATAGTGAAAATCCAGATTTAGTAAGTATATATATTCCTGAATGGCCAGAAAGAATAATGATAGCTTATCCTGAAAGTGGAGTTACATTTATACTAGGTAGTGACTATTTTGGAGAATCTAAAAAATCTTTCTTAAGAATGGCTATGTATAAAGTAAAAAAAGCAGGTGGATTAGGATTTCATGCTGGAAGTAAAGTACTTAGAGTTTATGATAAAAACGATGAATTAAAAGATGTAGGATTTATAATGTTTGGTCTTAGTGGAACTGGTAAAACTACATTAACTATACATGATCATGAATTATCTGGAGAAGAAAAAGCAGTAGTAAGACAAGATGATGTTGTATTTATGGATGAAGATAGATGCTGTTTTGGAACAGAGAATGGATTTTATATAAAAACAGAAGGATTAAATCCTAAGCAACAAAGTGTTTTATATAAAGCTGCAACAAGTGAAAATGCAGCATTAGAAAATATAAAAGTTGACGAAAATGGAAAAGTAGATTTCTATGATACAACTCTTACATCAAATGGTAGAGGAGTTATATTAAGAGATGAAATAGATACAACTGATGGTACAGTAGATTTAGAAAAAGCAAATAAAATAATTTTTATAACTAGAAGAAATGATATAGTACCACCTGTTGTTAAGTTAGATCCAAAACAAGCACTAGATGCATTTATGTTAGGAGAATCCATAGAGACTTCAGCAGGAGACCCTACAAAAGCAGGGCAATCAAAAAGATGTGTTGGAACAAATCCTTTTATAATGGGACCAGAAATAGAAGAAGGATTAAGGCTTAAAGAAATACTTCAAAATAATCCAGATATGGAATGCTTTATATTAAATACAGGAAGTGTTGGAGCAAAAGAAAATACTGATGGTGAAAAATTAACTATAAAAGTTTCTACAACTATAATGAAAGAAATAGCAAGAGACAATATAACTTGGGTAAAAGATGATGAATGGGGTTATATGATTCCTACTAATGTTTGTGGAATAGATATAGAAAAATATAATCCAAGAAATTATTATACTAAGGAAGAGTATGCTAAAATAGCAACTAAGTTAAAATTAGAAAGACAAGAATGGTTAGCTAAATATGAAAATTTAGTTATAGATGAGATAGCAGCTACTATATAA
- the hpf gene encoding ribosome hibernation-promoting factor, HPF/YfiA family: protein MNVRVIGKNINPTESIESKIESKMEKLQQYLNVDTDVKVTISAKKEDQSVEVTIAPIKGPIIRAEDTQKDLYAAIDTVYDKLYKQLRKYKTRAKNRKHHHKSIRFENIEDYDFTNDTDEKDIHIERVKKFSIKPMSSEEAILQMELLGHDFYMFRNSETDKISTVYKRHGLGYGIIEEQ, encoded by the coding sequence ATGAACGTAAGAGTAATTGGTAAAAATATAAATCCAACAGAAAGTATAGAATCTAAGATTGAAAGTAAGATGGAGAAGTTACAACAGTACCTTAACGTAGATACAGATGTAAAAGTGACAATAAGTGCTAAAAAAGAAGATCAATCAGTAGAAGTAACTATAGCACCTATAAAGGGACCTATAATAAGAGCTGAAGATACTCAAAAAGACTTATATGCAGCTATAGATACAGTGTATGATAAACTATATAAGCAACTTAGAAAGTATAAAACTAGAGCAAAAAATAGAAAACATCATCATAAAAGCATAAGATTTGAAAACATTGAAGATTATGATTTTACTAATGATACTGATGAAAAAGATATACATATAGAAAGGGTGAAAAAATTCTCAATAAAGCCTATGAGTAGTGAAGAAGCTATTTTACAAATGGAACTATTGGGACATGACTTCTATATGTTTAGAAATTCAGAAACTGATAAAATAAGTACAGTATATAAAAGACATGGACTAGGATATGGAATAATTGAAGAACAATAA
- a CDS encoding potassium channel family protein, which yields MGRFIITVVTILTFIVLIARNRKIDKHLKKRVTSTFKAINKTYIEIFKQKQILSRLIQGALLVFAEVSSFVGIYTTITKHLELGTLSGGVEFLLKGIITIICFIIVHYSIGYMLYLSLKIQSFINTVEHKNLKLDFILSYFMISTYLTILVLFPKEFIDNVVIGLLGMGVCYYLNIKTLITIIANPYNIKSMKKEDNGYSRIIIASILILLMLIINLYLIVCLINGLEKGAFLNANTNFDLFYYTVITFTTIGYGDIIPTTVLAKIASMLISVTSVVCLSVFLSSVLSYKDELSND from the coding sequence ATGGGTAGGTTTATAATTACAGTAGTTACTATATTAACGTTTATAGTTTTAATTGCCAGAAATAGAAAAATTGACAAGCATCTTAAAAAAAGAGTTACATCAACTTTTAAAGCAATCAATAAAACGTATATAGAAATTTTTAAACAAAAACAAATTTTATCAAGACTTATTCAAGGTGCTCTTTTAGTTTTTGCTGAAGTGTCTAGTTTTGTTGGTATATATACAACAATAACTAAGCACTTAGAATTAGGAACTTTATCTGGTGGAGTTGAATTTTTATTAAAAGGTATTATAACGATAATTTGTTTTATAATAGTACATTATTCAATTGGATATATGTTGTATTTAAGTTTGAAAATACAAAGTTTTATAAATACAGTTGAACATAAAAATCTAAAATTAGATTTTATACTAAGCTATTTTATGATAAGTACATATTTGACTATACTTGTATTATTTCCAAAGGAATTTATAGACAATGTAGTTATAGGACTATTAGGAATGGGAGTTTGTTATTACTTAAATATAAAAACTTTGATAACTATAATAGCAAATCCATACAATATAAAATCTATGAAAAAAGAAGATAATGGATACTCAAGAATTATAATAGCTTCAATATTAATACTTTTAATGTTGATAATAAATTTATATCTAATAGTTTGTTTAATAAATGGGCTTGAAAAAGGAGCATTTTTAAACGCTAATACTAACTTTGATTTATTCTATTATACAGTAATAACCTTTACTACAATTGGATATGGAGATATAATACCAACTACAGTTTTAGCAAAGATAGCATCTATGTTAATCTCTGTTACAAGCGTAGTTTGTTTAAGTGTATTTTTAAGTAGCGTTTTATCATACAAAGATGAACTATCTAATGATTAG
- a CDS encoding HdeD family acid-resistance protein produces MTIKTISPFTILFSALSSLTLGLLVLFNFTFIADVTLDMISFVFIVLGALSILTYIFNKEKRLLIKLIIGIFYVSLAIFIKFNPIFLGISIVRIIGMYAFLNFIARLVAAIVLYKNKVKGWAIGIAVSVISLVFSLILLFHPQQYMYVVAKFSGIYIVLYSLTLFSDFFKEISYNNIIPDRVKRKIRIGLPLLYAAFIPQRLLEKINESIKINPRNDIFVESKESYIENNYYSTIEIFIHLAPDCANGFGHIDISIDNITYSYGTYDSSSNRLFTLISDGVLIEASTKEYIKFLNKECNRSLIGFTLALNKNQYNAIKSKIDIIKSNCYEWKCDVQKHPNSTYTDETNLLYLATNCTFYKFKQGYFKTYFTLTSNCVRLADTIVGSAGLDLIAINGIITPGTYYNYLDKLFKRKNTIVIKKKIYRKDTFNKKDELSNH; encoded by the coding sequence ATGACTATAAAAACTATATCACCATTTACAATACTATTTTCTGCTCTTTCATCACTAACATTAGGGTTACTAGTATTATTTAATTTTACGTTTATAGCTGATGTAACTTTGGATATGATATCATTCGTATTTATAGTTTTAGGAGCTTTGTCTATACTTACATATATTTTTAACAAAGAAAAAAGGTTACTAATTAAATTAATTATAGGTATTTTTTATGTATCTTTAGCAATTTTTATCAAATTTAATCCAATATTTTTAGGAATATCTATTGTAAGAATAATTGGTATGTATGCTTTTTTAAATTTCATTGCAAGATTGGTAGCTGCCATTGTTCTTTATAAAAATAAAGTAAAGGGTTGGGCTATTGGTATAGCAGTTAGCGTCATATCTTTAGTATTTAGCTTAATTTTATTATTTCATCCTCAACAATATATGTATGTGGTTGCTAAATTTTCAGGAATTTATATAGTATTATATTCTCTTACACTATTTTCTGATTTCTTTAAAGAGATTTCTTATAATAATATAATTCCAGATAGAGTTAAAAGGAAAATAAGAATTGGACTACCTTTATTGTACGCAGCCTTTATTCCCCAACGTCTACTTGAAAAAATAAATGAATCTATAAAAATAAATCCGAGAAATGATATTTTTGTAGAAAGCAAAGAAAGTTATATAGAGAATAATTATTATTCTACTATAGAAATATTTATTCATTTGGCGCCTGATTGTGCTAATGGCTTTGGTCATATAGATATATCTATTGATAATATAACTTATTCTTATGGAACTTATGATAGTAGTTCAAATAGATTATTTACTTTAATAAGTGATGGTGTTTTAATTGAAGCAAGTACCAAAGAATATATAAAATTTTTAAATAAAGAATGTAATCGATCTTTAATAGGTTTTACTTTGGCTTTAAATAAAAATCAGTATAATGCTATAAAATCTAAAATAGATATAATTAAATCAAATTGCTATGAATGGAAATGTGATGTTCAAAAACACCCTAATTCAACTTACACTGATGAAACTAACTTACTTTATTTAGCTACAAATTGTACTTTTTATAAGTTTAAACAAGGTTATTTTAAAACATATTTTACTTTAACTTCTAATTGTGTTAGATTAGCTGATACAATAGTTGGTTCTGCTGGACTAGATTTAATAGCTATAAACGGTATAATAACCCCAGGTACTTATTATAATTATCTAGACAAATTATTTAAAAGAAAAAATACTATTGTTATTAAAAAGAAAATATATAGAAAAGATACATTTAATAAAAAAGATGAATTATCTAATCATTAG
- a CDS encoding DUF898 family protein: MTSRFEGNLLGLIGVNILAAIISFVTLGIATPWAMCIKYRWEIDNTVVDGKRLKFVGSGTDLFFQYIKWWILTIITLGIYGFWLYINVIKWKVENTIFEN, translated from the coding sequence ATGACATCAAGATTTGAAGGAAATTTATTAGGATTAATAGGAGTTAACATATTAGCAGCAATAATAAGTTTTGTGACATTGGGAATAGCTACTCCATGGGCTATGTGTATAAAGTACAGATGGGAAATAGATAATACTGTTGTAGATGGAAAAAGATTAAAGTTTGTAGGAAGCGGGACGGATTTATTTTTCCAATATATAAAATGGTGGATACTTACTATAATAACTTTAGGAATATATGGATTTTGGTTATATATAAATGTAATAAAATGGAAAGTTGAAAATACAATATTTGAAAACTAA